In one window of Pseudopipra pipra isolate bDixPip1 chromosome 27, bDixPip1.hap1, whole genome shotgun sequence DNA:
- the LOC135403347 gene encoding calcium/calmodulin-dependent protein kinase type IV-like isoform X2: MRQRRGGHERRRSWRELATPGPPCRPPRARASSGSTDPTARGATSVVFSCQEKGTGAPYAAKILKKTIDKKIVRTEIGVLLRLSHPNIIKLKEIFETPSEIALVLELVTGGELFDRIVERGFYSERDAAHVVKQILEAVSYLHENGVVHRDLKPENLLYADLSPDAPLKIGDFGLSKIVDEQDTMKTVCGTPGYCAPEILHGCPYGPEVDMWSVGVITYILLCGFEPFFDPRGDQYMYSRILTCDYEFVSPWWDEVSPNAKDLVRKLIVLDPQKRLTVSQALEHPWVTGKAAKFAHMDSTQKKLQEFNARRKLKAAMKAVVASSRLGNHGHHDCSRGGRSQGGPRGPRPPQGSGTPGPGAPTAGEDLGVFQSDHPPVPPVPLPGAGCQS; this comes from the exons ATGAGGCAGCGCCGGGGGGGCCACGAGCGACGCCGCAG ctggcgGGAGCTCGCCACCCCCGGGCCACCATGCCGTCCTCCAAGAGCGAGAGCGAGTTCTGGATCGACGGATCCCACCGCGAG GGGAGCCACCTCGGTGGTGTTCAGCTGCCAGGAGAAGGGAACAGGAGCCCCCTACGCTGCCAAGATCCTGAAGAAGACG ATCGACAAAAAGATCGTGAGGACGGAGATCGGGGTCCTGCTGCGGCTCTCACACCCCAACATC ATCAAGCTGAAGGAGATTTTCGAGACGCCCTCGGAGATCGCGCTCGTCCTGGAGCTGGTGACGGGGGGAGAGCTCTTTGACAG GATCGTGGAGAGGGGGTTCTACAGCGAGCGGGACGCGGCTCACGTGGTCAAGCAGATCCTGGAGGCGGTTTCG TATTTGCACGAAAACGGGGTCGTCCACCGGGACCTGAAGCCGGAGAACCTGCTCTACGCAGACCTGTCCCCCGACGCGCCCCTCAAAATCG GTGACTTCGGGCTCTCCAAGATCGTGGATGAGCAGGACACCATGAAAACGGTCTGCGGGACGCCGGGGTACTGCG CCCCCGAAATCCTCCACGGGTGCCCCTACGGCCCTGAAGTGGACATGTGGAGCGTGGGCGTCATCACCTACATCCT GCTCTGCGGGTTCGAGCCCTTCTTCGACCCTCGGGGGGACCAGTACATGTACAGCCGCATCCTCACCTGCGACTACGAGTTCGTGTCCCCGTGGTGGGACGAGGTGTCCCCCAACGCCAAGGACCTG GTCAGAAAACTGATCGTTTTGGACCCCCAGAAGAGGCTGACGGTCTCGCAGGCCCTGGAGCACCCCTGGGTCACCGGGAAGGCTGCTAAGTTTGCTCACATGGACAGCACGCAGAAGAAGCTGCAGGAATTCAACGCCAGGAGGAAACTAAAG GCTGCCATGAAGGCCGTGGTGGCCTCCAGCCGCCTGGGCAACCACGGGCACCACGACTGCTCCCGCGGCGGGCGCAGCCAGGGGGGTCCCCggggcccccgcccgccccagGGCTCGGGGACCCCCGGCCCCGGAGCCCCCACGGCCGGCGAGGACCTCGGCGTGTTCCAGAGCGACcacccccccgtgccccccgtgcccctgcCCGGCGCCGGCTGCCAGAGCTAA
- the LOC135403347 gene encoding calcium/calmodulin-dependent protein kinase type IV-like isoform X1, with amino-acid sequence MRQRRGGHERRRSSWRELATPGPPCRPPRARASSGSTDPTARGATSVVFSCQEKGTGAPYAAKILKKTIDKKIVRTEIGVLLRLSHPNIIKLKEIFETPSEIALVLELVTGGELFDRIVERGFYSERDAAHVVKQILEAVSYLHENGVVHRDLKPENLLYADLSPDAPLKIGDFGLSKIVDEQDTMKTVCGTPGYCAPEILHGCPYGPEVDMWSVGVITYILLCGFEPFFDPRGDQYMYSRILTCDYEFVSPWWDEVSPNAKDLVRKLIVLDPQKRLTVSQALEHPWVTGKAAKFAHMDSTQKKLQEFNARRKLKAAMKAVVASSRLGNHGHHDCSRGGRSQGGPRGPRPPQGSGTPGPGAPTAGEDLGVFQSDHPPVPPVPLPGAGCQS; translated from the exons ATGAGGCAGCGCCGGGGGGGCCACGAGCGACGCCGCAG cagctggcgGGAGCTCGCCACCCCCGGGCCACCATGCCGTCCTCCAAGAGCGAGAGCGAGTTCTGGATCGACGGATCCCACCGCGAG GGGAGCCACCTCGGTGGTGTTCAGCTGCCAGGAGAAGGGAACAGGAGCCCCCTACGCTGCCAAGATCCTGAAGAAGACG ATCGACAAAAAGATCGTGAGGACGGAGATCGGGGTCCTGCTGCGGCTCTCACACCCCAACATC ATCAAGCTGAAGGAGATTTTCGAGACGCCCTCGGAGATCGCGCTCGTCCTGGAGCTGGTGACGGGGGGAGAGCTCTTTGACAG GATCGTGGAGAGGGGGTTCTACAGCGAGCGGGACGCGGCTCACGTGGTCAAGCAGATCCTGGAGGCGGTTTCG TATTTGCACGAAAACGGGGTCGTCCACCGGGACCTGAAGCCGGAGAACCTGCTCTACGCAGACCTGTCCCCCGACGCGCCCCTCAAAATCG GTGACTTCGGGCTCTCCAAGATCGTGGATGAGCAGGACACCATGAAAACGGTCTGCGGGACGCCGGGGTACTGCG CCCCCGAAATCCTCCACGGGTGCCCCTACGGCCCTGAAGTGGACATGTGGAGCGTGGGCGTCATCACCTACATCCT GCTCTGCGGGTTCGAGCCCTTCTTCGACCCTCGGGGGGACCAGTACATGTACAGCCGCATCCTCACCTGCGACTACGAGTTCGTGTCCCCGTGGTGGGACGAGGTGTCCCCCAACGCCAAGGACCTG GTCAGAAAACTGATCGTTTTGGACCCCCAGAAGAGGCTGACGGTCTCGCAGGCCCTGGAGCACCCCTGGGTCACCGGGAAGGCTGCTAAGTTTGCTCACATGGACAGCACGCAGAAGAAGCTGCAGGAATTCAACGCCAGGAGGAAACTAAAG GCTGCCATGAAGGCCGTGGTGGCCTCCAGCCGCCTGGGCAACCACGGGCACCACGACTGCTCCCGCGGCGGGCGCAGCCAGGGGGGTCCCCggggcccccgcccgccccagGGCTCGGGGACCCCCGGCCCCGGAGCCCCCACGGCCGGCGAGGACCTCGGCGTGTTCCAGAGCGACcacccccccgtgccccccgtgcccctgcCCGGCGCCGGCTGCCAGAGCTAA
- the LOC135403347 gene encoding calcium/calmodulin-dependent protein kinase type IV-like isoform X3, translating into MPSSKSESEFWIDGSHREVALEDFYVMGPELGRGATSVVFSCQEKGTGAPYAAKILKKTIDKKIVRTEIGVLLRLSHPNIIKLKEIFETPSEIALVLELVTGGELFDRIVERGFYSERDAAHVVKQILEAVSYLHENGVVHRDLKPENLLYADLSPDAPLKIGDFGLSKIVDEQDTMKTVCGTPGYCAPEILHGCPYGPEVDMWSVGVITYILLCGFEPFFDPRGDQYMYSRILTCDYEFVSPWWDEVSPNAKDLVRKLIVLDPQKRLTVSQALEHPWVTGKAAKFAHMDSTQKKLQEFNARRKLKAAMKAVVASSRLGNHGHHDCSRGGRSQGGPRGPRPPQGSGTPGPGAPTAGEDLGVFQSDHPPVPPVPLPGAGCQS; encoded by the exons ATGCCGTCCTCCAAGAGCGAGAGCGAGTTCTGGATCGACGGATCCCACCGCGAGGTGGCCCTGGAAGATTTCTACGTCATGGGCCCCGAGCTGGGACG GGGAGCCACCTCGGTGGTGTTCAGCTGCCAGGAGAAGGGAACAGGAGCCCCCTACGCTGCCAAGATCCTGAAGAAGACG ATCGACAAAAAGATCGTGAGGACGGAGATCGGGGTCCTGCTGCGGCTCTCACACCCCAACATC ATCAAGCTGAAGGAGATTTTCGAGACGCCCTCGGAGATCGCGCTCGTCCTGGAGCTGGTGACGGGGGGAGAGCTCTTTGACAG GATCGTGGAGAGGGGGTTCTACAGCGAGCGGGACGCGGCTCACGTGGTCAAGCAGATCCTGGAGGCGGTTTCG TATTTGCACGAAAACGGGGTCGTCCACCGGGACCTGAAGCCGGAGAACCTGCTCTACGCAGACCTGTCCCCCGACGCGCCCCTCAAAATCG GTGACTTCGGGCTCTCCAAGATCGTGGATGAGCAGGACACCATGAAAACGGTCTGCGGGACGCCGGGGTACTGCG CCCCCGAAATCCTCCACGGGTGCCCCTACGGCCCTGAAGTGGACATGTGGAGCGTGGGCGTCATCACCTACATCCT GCTCTGCGGGTTCGAGCCCTTCTTCGACCCTCGGGGGGACCAGTACATGTACAGCCGCATCCTCACCTGCGACTACGAGTTCGTGTCCCCGTGGTGGGACGAGGTGTCCCCCAACGCCAAGGACCTG GTCAGAAAACTGATCGTTTTGGACCCCCAGAAGAGGCTGACGGTCTCGCAGGCCCTGGAGCACCCCTGGGTCACCGGGAAGGCTGCTAAGTTTGCTCACATGGACAGCACGCAGAAGAAGCTGCAGGAATTCAACGCCAGGAGGAAACTAAAG GCTGCCATGAAGGCCGTGGTGGCCTCCAGCCGCCTGGGCAACCACGGGCACCACGACTGCTCCCGCGGCGGGCGCAGCCAGGGGGGTCCCCggggcccccgcccgccccagGGCTCGGGGACCCCCGGCCCCGGAGCCCCCACGGCCGGCGAGGACCTCGGCGTGTTCCAGAGCGACcacccccccgtgccccccgtgcccctgcCCGGCGCCGGCTGCCAGAGCTAA